The following proteins are co-located in the Mesorhizobium australicum WSM2073 genome:
- the glf gene encoding UDP-galactopyranose mutase, protein MDRTLLGKAEILIVGAGFYGATLAERIATQLGRRVLVIDRRRHIGGNAYTEQDPVTGVEIHRYGPHLFHTSNEEVWNYLRAFTGFTAYRHRAFSTYRDKVYPLPINLATMSQFFGRRLSPDEARDMIAEQATEVGDRPPANLEEKAISLVGRPLYEALIKGYTAKQWQTDPRELPAQIIARLPVRYTFEDGYFNDRFQGQPVDGYTAIFEKMLAQELIETRLGIDFFDIKSLLPKDLPVVYTGPIDRYFDYSEGELGWRTIDIDLEVMDTPDHQGTAIMNYADEAVPYTRVVEFRHFNPERQHGSAKTLIGREYSRFAGRADEPYYPIDTRKDQAVYRRYLDRAGAEKNLHLGGRLGTYRYLDMHQAIGAALKVFETVLEPYFAGRLDSVSRST, encoded by the coding sequence ATGGACAGGACCCTGCTGGGCAAGGCCGAAATCCTCATTGTCGGCGCTGGTTTTTACGGTGCAACGCTTGCCGAGCGCATCGCCACGCAACTCGGGCGACGCGTGCTGGTAATCGACCGGCGCCGGCACATCGGCGGCAATGCCTACACCGAACAAGATCCTGTCACCGGTGTGGAGATCCATCGCTACGGGCCGCATCTGTTCCATACATCCAACGAGGAGGTCTGGAATTACCTGCGTGCCTTCACCGGTTTTACCGCCTATCGCCATCGTGCATTCTCGACATATCGCGACAAGGTCTATCCGCTGCCGATCAACCTTGCCACGATGTCCCAGTTCTTCGGCAGGCGGCTAAGTCCGGACGAGGCACGCGACATGATTGCCGAGCAGGCGACGGAAGTTGGCGACCGTCCGCCGGCCAATCTTGAGGAGAAGGCGATCTCCCTGGTCGGCCGCCCTCTCTACGAGGCCTTGATCAAGGGTTACACCGCCAAGCAATGGCAGACGGATCCGCGCGAACTGCCGGCCCAGATCATCGCGCGCCTGCCGGTTCGCTACACATTCGAGGACGGCTATTTCAACGACCGGTTCCAGGGCCAGCCTGTGGACGGCTACACGGCGATCTTCGAAAAGATGCTGGCGCAGGAGCTTATCGAAACACGGCTTGGCATCGACTTCTTCGACATCAAGTCCTTGCTGCCGAAGGACCTGCCGGTCGTCTACACCGGGCCGATCGACCGCTACTTCGACTATAGCGAAGGCGAACTCGGCTGGCGAACCATTGATATCGATCTGGAGGTCATGGACACGCCGGACCATCAGGGCACGGCGATCATGAACTACGCGGACGAGGCCGTGCCTTATACCCGCGTGGTCGAATTCCGGCATTTCAACCCGGAGCGCCAGCACGGGAGCGCCAAGACGCTCATCGGCCGCGAGTATTCCCGTTTCGCAGGCCGCGCCGACGAGCCTTATTATCCGATCGACACGCGCAAGGATCAGGCGGTCTATCGCCGCTATCTCGACCGGGCGGGTGCGGAGAAAAACCTGCACCTCGGGGGACGGTTGGGAACCTACCGCTATCTCGATATGCATCAGGCGATCGGCGCCGCCCTTAAGGTCTTCGAAACCGTGCTCGAGCCCTATTTCGCCGGTCGGCTCGATTCCGTCTCGCGTTCGACATGA
- the bhcR gene encoding HTH-type transcriptional regulator BhcR: METSEKRQRGRPRAFNGPAEAASVQSLDRALRILAIVAEGSGLSLSEISAQSGLAASTAYRMLTTLENHGMVEFDTLDQLWSIGVETYRMGAAFLRRRKLVDRARIVMQELMEKTGETANLGVAEDDCVVFVNQVETHQAIRAFFRPGTRSPFHASGIGKAVLAHLEPERVGTILRKAGLQRYTDKTLSDISALAHDLAVVKHRGWSVDDEERHPGMRCVAAAIFNEYGEPIGGVSVSGPTVRVTPERLAEIGPLVRDAAAEVTKMIGGSKAG; this comes from the coding sequence ATGGAAACGAGCGAAAAACGTCAGCGTGGCCGTCCGCGCGCCTTCAATGGTCCGGCCGAAGCTGCCTCGGTGCAGTCGCTCGACCGGGCCTTGCGTATCCTGGCCATTGTCGCGGAAGGCAGCGGCCTGTCGCTGAGCGAGATATCGGCGCAGAGCGGGCTTGCCGCCTCCACCGCCTACCGCATGCTGACGACACTCGAAAACCACGGCATGGTCGAGTTCGATACATTGGACCAGCTCTGGTCGATCGGCGTCGAGACCTACCGCATGGGCGCGGCGTTCCTGCGCCGCCGCAAGCTGGTCGACCGCGCCCGTATCGTCATGCAGGAACTGATGGAGAAGACCGGCGAGACCGCCAATCTCGGCGTCGCGGAAGACGATTGCGTGGTCTTCGTCAACCAGGTCGAGACGCACCAGGCGATCCGCGCCTTCTTCCGGCCGGGTACGCGCAGCCCTTTCCATGCCTCGGGAATCGGCAAGGCGGTGCTGGCACATCTCGAACCGGAGCGCGTCGGAACCATCCTGCGCAAGGCGGGCCTGCAGCGCTATACGGACAAGACCCTTTCCGACATCTCCGCCCTCGCGCACGATCTGGCCGTCGTCAAGCATCGCGGCTGGTCGGTCGACGACGAGGAGCGCCATCCCGGCATGCGATGCGTGGCCGCCGCCATCTTCAACGAGTATGGCGAGCCGATCGGCGGCGTTTCCGTGTCCGGGCCGACGGTGCGGGTCACGCCCGAGCGGCTGGCCGAGATCGGCCCGCTGGTGCGCGACGCGGCGGCCGAAGTGACGAAAATGATCGGCGGCTCGAAGGCAGGCTGA
- a CDS encoding ABC transporter ATP-binding protein: protein MNAPLVDIRDIWHRFGQHPVLKNVSLTIAAGSYTILLGPSGSGKTTLLSILGGFVNPSEGKVLIRGQDCTSVPPAKRPTTTVFQDYALFPHMSVGGNVGFGLRMQGVDGATRAAKARDALALVGLAAAFDKKPHQLSGGQRQRVALARALVIEPAVLLLDEPLGALDLKLRRQMQDELKAIQKRVGTAFIHVTHDQEEAMALADHCVVMNDGRIEDEGPPERVYARPATRFSATFMGESTILAGTVIESSDRTSTVTTPVGPVSLSSALPLGSTAALAIRPEHLVLGAASAGTKLGEAAVSDVVFQGSFKRVLATSVEEPSLRFIAKLPATSIVHAGDRVAISCDTDQIILLTD from the coding sequence ATGAACGCGCCCCTGGTCGATATCCGCGACATCTGGCACCGCTTCGGCCAGCATCCCGTGCTGAAGAATGTCTCGCTGACGATAGCGGCCGGCAGCTATACGATCCTGCTTGGACCATCCGGTTCCGGCAAGACGACGCTGCTCTCCATTCTCGGCGGTTTCGTCAATCCGAGCGAAGGCAAGGTTCTCATCCGCGGCCAGGACTGCACCTCGGTGCCGCCCGCCAAACGCCCGACGACGACGGTGTTCCAGGATTATGCGCTGTTCCCGCATATGAGCGTCGGCGGCAATGTCGGTTTCGGGCTGCGCATGCAAGGTGTCGATGGAGCGACGCGGGCAGCAAAAGCGCGCGATGCGCTGGCCCTGGTGGGCCTCGCCGCCGCCTTCGACAAGAAGCCGCACCAGCTTTCCGGGGGCCAGCGCCAACGCGTGGCGCTGGCGCGCGCCCTGGTGATCGAGCCGGCGGTGCTTCTGCTCGACGAGCCGCTCGGGGCGCTCGACCTGAAACTGCGCCGCCAGATGCAGGACGAACTGAAGGCGATCCAGAAGCGGGTCGGCACCGCCTTCATCCATGTCACTCACGACCAGGAAGAAGCGATGGCGCTGGCCGACCATTGCGTGGTGATGAATGACGGCCGCATCGAGGACGAGGGGCCGCCCGAGCGCGTCTATGCGAGGCCGGCGACGCGTTTTTCCGCGACCTTCATGGGCGAGAGCACGATTCTTGCCGGCACTGTCATCGAGTCCAGTGACAGGACGAGCACCGTCACGACACCGGTCGGACCGGTTTCCTTATCCAGTGCCTTGCCGTTGGGGTCCACTGCCGCACTGGCGATACGCCCTGAGCACCTTGTGCTTGGCGCTGCGTCGGCTGGCACGAAGCTCGGCGAGGCTGCTGTGAGCGACGTCGTTTTCCAGGGCAGTTTCAAGCGCGTGCTGGCGACCTCCGTCGAAGAGCCTTCCCTGCGGTTCATCGCCAAGCTGCCGGCGACCTCCATCGTCCATGCGGGCGACAGGGTCGCGATTTCCTGTGATACCGACCAGATCATCTTGCTGACGGATTGA
- a CDS encoding BA14K family protein has translation MFKRTLVSGLIATTVAATALVGTVQPSAAHSHHHGLGIGIAAGVGGFVLGSLLAQQQPRTVYVDEDGGSWHVRRCFDRYSSYDPDSDTYIGRDGYSHYCRL, from the coding sequence ATGTTCAAGCGCACACTCGTTTCCGGCCTCATCGCCACCACCGTCGCCGCCACCGCTTTGGTCGGCACCGTCCAGCCCTCTGCTGCCCACTCGCATCACCACGGCCTCGGCATCGGCATCGCCGCCGGCGTCGGCGGTTTCGTTCTCGGCAGCCTGCTTGCCCAGCAGCAGCCGCGCACCGTCTATGTCGATGAAGATGGCGGTTCCTGGCACGTCCGCCGCTGCTTCGATCGCTACTCCAGCTACGATCCGGACTCCGACACCTATATCGGCCGTGACGGCTACAGCCATTACTGCCGGCTCTGA
- a CDS encoding polyamine ABC transporter substrate-binding protein codes for MSVKSGNPLSVLKRQMHAACAATALLLAAGSLAEAADLNALIWCDHSDPALLQPFEEANNVKVNVKEFEGTGAGLAIIEQSQPGDWDVMVIDSIDVPRGVEKGLFEPLPEDKLPFADLFPQVKMDGSTIVGGKRYGITEKFGYNTIGFNKTKVDPADMQSLASLTSDKYKGKVAIYDYYLPVIGMAALAIGKKTADLTEADLPALKEELLKMKANAKLVGEVTASQTALATGEVDILVGGGEWVTAGLAKENPALDFSIPKEGAVLWSQSLAMFKDSRNKDMALKFIQYILSPEGQARLATSSCYWGMPSNTKAALTDDQKKVLRFDEQPGFLARAQAYPAPSADLDKKMQDMWTEMLQAK; via the coding sequence ATGTCCGTCAAATCCGGCAATCCGCTTTCCGTCCTGAAGCGCCAGATGCACGCTGCATGTGCCGCCACGGCATTGCTGCTTGCGGCGGGCAGCCTCGCCGAAGCCGCCGATCTCAACGCGCTGATCTGGTGCGACCATTCCGATCCGGCGCTGCTGCAGCCTTTCGAGGAGGCCAACAACGTCAAGGTCAACGTCAAGGAATTCGAAGGCACCGGGGCTGGGCTGGCCATCATCGAGCAGTCGCAGCCGGGCGACTGGGACGTGATGGTGATCGATAGCATCGACGTGCCGCGCGGCGTCGAGAAAGGCCTGTTCGAGCCGCTGCCGGAAGACAAGCTGCCGTTCGCCGATCTCTTCCCGCAGGTGAAGATGGACGGCTCGACCATTGTCGGCGGCAAGCGCTACGGCATCACCGAAAAGTTCGGTTACAACACGATCGGCTTCAACAAGACAAAGGTCGATCCGGCGGACATGCAATCCTTGGCGTCGCTGACATCAGACAAGTACAAGGGCAAGGTCGCCATCTACGATTATTATCTCCCCGTCATCGGCATGGCGGCATTGGCCATCGGCAAGAAGACGGCCGATCTCACGGAAGCCGACCTGCCCGCGCTCAAGGAAGAGCTGCTCAAGATGAAGGCCAATGCCAAGCTGGTCGGTGAAGTCACCGCCAGCCAGACGGCGCTGGCGACCGGCGAGGTCGACATATTGGTCGGCGGCGGCGAATGGGTGACGGCAGGGCTGGCCAAGGAAAACCCGGCGCTGGACTTTTCCATTCCAAAAGAAGGTGCGGTGCTGTGGTCGCAGTCGCTCGCCATGTTCAAGGATTCCAGGAACAAGGACATGGCGCTGAAATTCATCCAGTACATACTGAGCCCCGAGGGCCAGGCACGGCTCGCCACCTCGTCCTGTTACTGGGGCATGCCGTCCAACACCAAGGCCGCATTGACCGACGACCAGAAAAAGGTCCTGCGCTTCGACGAGCAGCCCGGCTTCCTCGCCCGTGCGCAGGCCTATCCGGCGCCGAGCGCCGACCTCGACAAGAAGATGCAGGATATGTGGACCGAAATGCTGCAGGCCAAGTGA
- a CDS encoding NAD kinase encodes MSTATNSIAFVSSDTADAKAALDSLSARYGQCSVAEATVVVALGGDGFLLQTLRDTMGTGKKVYGMNRGTIGFLMNEYRSGGLTERIAAAVAETIRPLEMLATTSDGEHVTALAINEVALWRQSYQTAKIRISIDDQIRLEELNCDGVMIATPAGSTAYNLSAHGPILPLDAPLLALTPVSPFRPRRWRGALLSNKATVRFDILESEKRPVNAAADHTEVKAVTSVTVRESPTATATLLFDPNHSWNERILAEQFRY; translated from the coding sequence ATGAGCACAGCCACCAACAGCATCGCCTTCGTCTCTTCCGACACAGCAGACGCCAAGGCGGCGCTGGATAGCCTGTCGGCGCGCTATGGCCAATGTTCGGTCGCCGAGGCGACCGTCGTGGTGGCGCTGGGCGGCGACGGCTTTCTGCTGCAAACATTGCGCGACACGATGGGTACGGGAAAAAAGGTCTACGGCATGAACCGTGGCACCATCGGCTTCCTGATGAACGAATACCGGTCCGGGGGGCTCACCGAGCGCATCGCGGCGGCGGTCGCCGAAACGATCCGCCCGCTGGAGATGCTGGCAACCACCTCGGATGGCGAACACGTCACGGCACTGGCGATCAACGAAGTGGCGCTGTGGCGCCAATCCTACCAGACGGCCAAGATCCGCATCAGCATCGATGACCAAATACGGCTCGAGGAACTGAACTGCGACGGCGTCATGATCGCGACGCCGGCCGGATCGACCGCGTATAATCTTTCCGCGCACGGCCCGATCCTGCCTCTCGACGCGCCGCTTTTGGCGCTCACGCCGGTCAGCCCGTTTCGTCCGCGACGCTGGCGCGGCGCATTGCTTTCCAACAAGGCGACCGTGCGCTTCGACATTCTGGAGTCGGAAAAGCGGCCGGTGAACGCGGCCGCCGACCACACGGAGGTCAAGGCGGTGACCTCGGTCACGGTGCGGGAATCGCCAACGGCCACCGCGACTTTGCTGTTCGATCCCAACCACTCCTGGAACGAACGCATCCTGGCCGAACAGTTCCGTTACTGA
- a CDS encoding TetR/AcrR family transcriptional regulator: MSGLRARQKADRHRRIIEAAAALFREAGYEGAKIETIAAQAEVSIGTIYNYYQNKGDILGAIVSMEVDEVLNAGRGVVARPPANVGDALDTLIGIYIEHSLHYLSKEMWRQAMAISTQLPDSPFGQAYTGLDRSLTEQIRALIARLQEIGLVRQDIDGTALGELVFNNMNMMFIEFVKRDEARIPELRAAIRRQNRILVAAIGV; encoded by the coding sequence ATGAGCGGATTGCGGGCAAGGCAAAAGGCGGATCGCCACCGGCGTATCATCGAGGCGGCGGCGGCGCTTTTTCGCGAGGCCGGGTATGAGGGCGCCAAGATCGAGACGATCGCCGCGCAAGCCGAAGTCTCGATCGGCACCATCTACAATTACTACCAGAACAAAGGCGATATTCTCGGCGCCATCGTCTCGATGGAAGTCGACGAGGTGCTCAATGCCGGGCGCGGCGTGGTCGCCCGGCCGCCCGCCAATGTCGGCGACGCCCTGGACACGCTGATCGGCATCTATATCGAGCACTCGCTGCACTATCTCAGCAAGGAGATGTGGCGGCAGGCGATGGCGATCTCGACGCAACTGCCCGACAGCCCGTTCGGCCAGGCTTATACTGGCCTCGACCGCTCGCTCACCGAACAGATCCGCGCTCTGATCGCCCGCCTTCAGGAGATCGGCCTGGTGCGGCAGGATATCGACGGCACGGCACTCGGCGAATTGGTCTTCAACAACATGAACATGATGTTCATCGAATTCGTGAAGCGGGATGAAGCCAGGATACCGGAGTTGAGGGCCGCGATACGGCGGCAGAACCGGATATTGGTGGCGGCGATCGGAGTGTGA
- a CDS encoding MBL fold metallo-hydrolase: MSTLAVIDAPDWYETIRMADGITLIHEPWIKPFFRCNMWHVRGRDRDLLFDTGLGHFSLRTHVSLVSERKLTCVASHTHFDHIGCHHEFSDRSVHSAEAAILADPRNEWTAAGTYATEEMFDGMPRGWDTARYRIQPAPADRMLAHGDIIDLGDRAFEVVHTPGHSPGGIALYEKKTGILLSGDIIYDGPLIDDVYHSDIPDYMATLLAMRDLDVSVVHGGHFSSFGKVRYRQLIDEYLEQKRQAGCHLRQRP, from the coding sequence ATGAGCACGCTTGCGGTCATCGACGCACCGGACTGGTACGAAACAATCCGCATGGCCGACGGCATCACGCTAATTCACGAGCCATGGATAAAACCGTTCTTCCGCTGCAATATGTGGCATGTGCGCGGACGCGACCGCGATCTCCTGTTCGACACCGGCCTCGGTCATTTCAGCCTGCGCACCCATGTGTCCCTGGTGAGCGAGCGCAAGCTGACCTGCGTTGCCAGCCACACGCATTTCGACCATATCGGCTGCCACCATGAGTTTTCCGATCGCTCCGTGCATTCGGCCGAAGCGGCAATCCTGGCCGATCCGCGCAACGAATGGACCGCTGCCGGCACCTATGCGACCGAAGAAATGTTCGATGGCATGCCGCGGGGCTGGGACACGGCGCGCTATCGCATCCAGCCCGCGCCGGCCGACCGTATGCTCGCGCATGGCGACATCATCGATCTCGGCGACCGGGCCTTCGAGGTCGTCCACACGCCAGGCCATTCGCCGGGCGGCATTGCGCTCTACGAGAAGAAGACCGGCATCCTCTTGTCCGGCGACATCATCTATGATGGCCCGCTGATCGATGATGTCTACCACTCGGACATACCAGATTACATGGCGACGCTGCTCGCCATGCGCGATCTCGACGTCTCGGTCGTCCATGGCGGCCATTTCTCGAGCTTCGGCAAGGTGCGCTACCGCCAGTTGATCGACGAATATCTCGAACAGAAACGTCAGGCCGGCTGCCATCTGCGGCAGCGCCCTTGA
- a CDS encoding ABC transporter permease, giving the protein MSAAGNSEGARTGRALPWALVTPALGWTLLFFVLPFVAMGLSSFTAQEGGGGTLSNYSQFFTNPAYWQAMVNSLQVTAIVTVVSVLLAYPFAWILAQQIPERWQRLALMLAVLPFWTSYVVRSYSWLLVLAQNGVINRALTGIGVVSEPLQLANTRLATVTGFVHFFVMLLTLTIFANLKQLSPSYRKAAADLGAGPVRTFLHVILPLTLPGIMVGAFLTFVLCIGDYITPQILGGNNELLMPQLVMMQIGRRGDFPLASALSIILMAVVTIAYLACARWLKIERT; this is encoded by the coding sequence ATGAGCGCCGCGGGAAACAGTGAGGGCGCGCGGACAGGCCGTGCCCTTCCCTGGGCGCTGGTCACACCGGCACTTGGCTGGACGCTTCTCTTCTTCGTGCTGCCCTTCGTCGCCATGGGACTTTCGAGCTTCACCGCGCAGGAGGGCGGCGGGGGCACCCTGTCCAACTACAGCCAATTCTTCACCAACCCCGCCTACTGGCAGGCGATGGTGAACTCGCTGCAGGTCACCGCCATCGTCACCGTGGTTTCCGTGCTGCTTGCCTATCCCTTCGCCTGGATTCTGGCCCAACAGATTCCTGAACGCTGGCAGCGGCTGGCGCTGATGCTGGCCGTGCTGCCGTTCTGGACCTCCTATGTCGTGCGCTCCTACTCCTGGCTGCTGGTGCTGGCGCAGAACGGCGTCATCAACCGGGCACTGACTGGCATTGGCGTGGTCTCCGAACCGCTGCAGCTCGCCAATACGCGCCTGGCCACCGTCACAGGCTTCGTGCATTTCTTCGTCATGCTTTTGACCCTGACCATCTTCGCCAATCTGAAGCAGCTCAGCCCCAGTTACCGCAAGGCCGCCGCCGATCTCGGCGCCGGACCGGTGCGCACCTTCCTGCATGTCATCCTGCCATTGACCTTGCCCGGCATCATGGTCGGCGCTTTTCTCACTTTCGTGCTGTGCATCGGCGACTACATCACGCCGCAGATCCTCGGCGGGAACAACGAGCTTCTGATGCCGCAGCTGGTGATGATGCAGATCGGCCGGCGCGGCGATTTTCCATTGGCCTCGGCGCTGTCGATCATCCTGATGGCGGTCGTGACCATCGCCTATCTCGCCTGCGCCCGCTGGCTAAAGATCGAGCGGACCTGA
- the gcl gene encoding glyoxylate carboligase — translation MARMRAVDAAVLVLEKEGMSCAFGVPGAAINPLYSALKARGTIRHVLARHVEGASHMAEGYTRAKAGNIGLCIGTSGPAGTDMITGLYSATADSIPILCITGQAPRARLNKEDFQAVDIAAIAAPVAKWAVTVMEPYLVPMALQKAFHLMRSSRPGPVLIDLPVDVQLAEIEFDIDAYEPLTPFKPAMTRAQAEKALAMLNAAEKPLIVAGGGIINADASDLLIEFAEITGVPVIPTLMGWGAIPDDHRLMAGMCGLQTSHRYGNATMLEADFVFGIGNRWANRHTGSVDVYTKGKKFIHVDIEPTQIGRVFAPDLGVVSDAGAALKMLLDVATEWRTAGRLRDWSGWARECQGRKKTMKRKTHFEQVPLKPQRVYEEMNKAFGRDVTYVTTIGLSQIAGAQFLHVYKPRNWINCGQAGPLGWTLPAALGVRAADPERTIVALSGDYDFQFMIEELAVGAQHKLPYIHVVVNNAYLGLIRQAQRGFSMDYEVSLAFENINRADDPEAGYGVDHVAVAEAMGCKAVRVRKPEEFAGAFKQAQRLMKEHQVPVVLEFILERVTNISMGTEIDKITEFEDLAEHQEDAPTAIVMLD, via the coding sequence ATGGCCAGGATGCGCGCTGTCGATGCCGCTGTTCTCGTTCTCGAAAAGGAAGGCATGTCCTGTGCTTTCGGCGTGCCGGGTGCGGCGATCAATCCGCTGTACTCGGCATTGAAGGCGAGGGGCACGATCCGCCATGTCCTTGCCCGCCACGTGGAGGGGGCCTCGCATATGGCTGAAGGCTATACCCGAGCCAAGGCGGGCAATATCGGCCTCTGCATCGGCACATCGGGGCCGGCCGGCACCGATATGATCACCGGGCTCTATTCGGCCACGGCCGATTCCATTCCGATCCTGTGCATCACCGGCCAGGCGCCGCGCGCGCGGCTGAACAAGGAGGATTTCCAGGCTGTCGACATCGCCGCGATCGCTGCGCCCGTCGCCAAATGGGCGGTGACGGTGATGGAGCCCTATCTGGTGCCGATGGCGCTGCAAAAAGCGTTCCATTTGATGCGCTCGTCGCGGCCGGGTCCGGTGCTGATCGACCTGCCGGTCGACGTCCAACTGGCCGAGATCGAGTTCGACATCGATGCCTATGAGCCGCTGACGCCATTCAAGCCGGCGATGACGCGCGCCCAGGCCGAAAAGGCGCTGGCGATGCTCAACGCGGCCGAGAAGCCGCTAATCGTTGCCGGCGGCGGCATCATCAATGCCGACGCGTCCGACCTGTTGATCGAGTTTGCCGAGATCACGGGCGTTCCGGTCATTCCGACGCTGATGGGCTGGGGCGCGATTCCTGACGATCACCGGCTGATGGCCGGCATGTGCGGGCTGCAGACCTCGCACCGCTACGGCAACGCCACCATGCTGGAAGCCGATTTTGTCTTCGGCATCGGCAACCGCTGGGCCAACCGTCACACCGGTTCGGTGGACGTCTACACCAAGGGCAAGAAATTCATCCATGTCGACATCGAGCCCACACAGATCGGCCGTGTCTTCGCCCCCGATCTCGGCGTCGTTTCGGATGCGGGGGCGGCACTGAAGATGCTGCTCGACGTCGCCACCGAGTGGAGGACGGCGGGCAGGCTGCGCGATTGGTCGGGCTGGGCCAGGGAGTGCCAGGGCCGCAAGAAGACGATGAAGCGCAAAACCCACTTCGAACAGGTGCCGCTGAAGCCGCAGCGTGTCTACGAGGAGATGAACAAGGCGTTCGGCCGTGACGTCACCTATGTCACCACCATCGGCCTGTCGCAAATCGCCGGCGCGCAGTTCCTGCATGTCTACAAGCCGCGCAACTGGATCAATTGCGGCCAGGCCGGCCCGCTCGGTTGGACCTTGCCGGCCGCACTCGGCGTGCGCGCCGCCGATCCCGAGCGCACCATAGTGGCGCTTTCGGGCGACTACGACTTCCAGTTCATGATCGAGGAGCTGGCGGTCGGCGCGCAGCACAAGCTGCCCTATATCCACGTGGTCGTGAACAATGCCTATCTCGGCCTCATCCGCCAGGCGCAGCGCGGCTTTTCGATGGACTATGAGGTCAGCCTTGCTTTCGAGAACATCAACCGGGCCGACGATCCGGAGGCGGGCTATGGCGTCGACCATGTCGCCGTCGCCGAGGCAATGGGCTGCAAGGCGGTCAGGGTGCGCAAGCCGGAGGAATTCGCCGGCGCCTTCAAGCAAGCGCAGCGGCTGATGAAGGAACACCAGGTTCCGGTCGTGCTCGAATTCATTCTCGAACGGGTCACCAACATCTCGATGGGGACCGAGATCGACAAAATCACCGAATTCGAGGACCTTGCCGAACATCAGGAAGACGCGCCCACCGCGATCGTGATGCTGGACTAA
- a CDS encoding DUF2569 family protein, with protein MGTFSIWHWAIVLLLIGVPVFFAVRSAAKPSQNPESLVGFGGWLMLLAIGQTLSPLRTLADFGNSADGYQQLMTLPNGSLAVYGEVALNLAFLALQLVVLVSMLRRSRRFPQLFLCQWFAIPVVFILDTIWISSILGVPVNKVLAGDALAAPMASFVVTSIWAAYVYKSVRVRNTFTRTNVSAQIASAS; from the coding sequence ATGGGGACGTTTTCCATCTGGCATTGGGCGATCGTGCTGCTGCTGATCGGCGTGCCTGTTTTCTTTGCTGTCCGGTCAGCCGCGAAGCCGTCGCAGAATCCTGAGTCACTTGTGGGCTTCGGTGGCTGGCTGATGCTGCTGGCTATCGGTCAGACATTGTCACCGCTGCGCACGCTCGCCGATTTCGGCAATTCCGCCGACGGCTACCAGCAACTCATGACCCTCCCAAACGGCTCTCTGGCTGTGTATGGCGAGGTTGCCCTCAATCTGGCATTTCTGGCGCTTCAGCTGGTGGTGCTGGTTTCAATGCTGCGGCGAAGCCGTCGATTCCCGCAATTGTTTCTCTGCCAATGGTTTGCGATTCCTGTTGTGTTTATCCTGGATACGATCTGGATTTCGTCAATCCTGGGCGTTCCGGTAAACAAGGTGCTCGCAGGCGACGCGCTGGCGGCACCCATGGCTTCGTTTGTGGTGACCAGCATCTGGGCCGCTTATGTCTACAAGTCTGTGAGGGTGAGGAATACGTTCACCAGGACGAACGTGTCGGCCCAAATCGCGAGCGCTTCGTAA
- a CDS encoding ABC transporter permease: protein MRSIGRIASWIYALAVYGFIFLPVVVLVLFSLQSTSFPIPPFTGPSLRWYEAVLSDNRLTSALANSLLVAVLSSAAAVMLGFLSAWGFARFVLPGSGLLRGLITLPLTVSYLIIGMGLLVLFNWAGVPKSLLAAGIGHVVINLPLCFAIIYSQLGDHQINIERAARDLGAPEWKVLLLITVPVMAPAIFAGFFLSMTFSWDEFVISFLLTRFDTTLPVEIWNLLRSGLNPKTNAVGSLVFAVSIVLVVFFELTLLRRKPA from the coding sequence ATGCGCAGCATTGGCCGCATCGCTTCCTGGATTTACGCGCTTGCCGTCTACGGCTTCATCTTCCTGCCGGTCGTCGTGCTGGTGCTGTTCTCGCTGCAGTCGACGTCCTTCCCCATCCCCCCGTTCACAGGCCCATCGCTGCGCTGGTACGAGGCGGTTCTTTCCGATAACCGGCTGACTTCGGCGCTGGCCAATTCGCTGCTGGTCGCGGTTCTTTCCTCGGCCGCAGCCGTCATGCTCGGCTTCCTGTCGGCCTGGGGGTTCGCGCGCTTCGTCCTGCCAGGCTCAGGCCTGCTGCGCGGTTTGATCACCTTGCCGCTCACCGTCAGCTATCTCATCATCGGCATGGGGCTGCTGGTGCTGTTCAACTGGGCCGGCGTGCCGAAATCTCTGCTTGCCGCCGGGATCGGCCATGTGGTGATCAACCTGCCGCTGTGCTTCGCCATCATCTACAGCCAGTTAGGCGACCACCAGATCAACATCGAGCGCGCCGCGCGCGACCTCGGCGCGCCGGAATGGAAGGTGCTGCTGTTGATCACCGTGCCAGTCATGGCGCCGGCCATTTTCGCCGGCTTCTTCCTGTCGATGACGTTCTCCTGGGACGAGTTCGTGATCTCCTTCCTGCTGACGCGCTTCGATACCACGCTGCCGGTGGAAATCTGGAACCTGCTGCGCTCCGGCCTCAACCCCAAGACCAATGCGGTCGGTTCGCTGGTCTTTGCCGTCTCGATCGTGCTGGTGGTGTTCTTCGAACTGACCTTGCTGCGAAGGAAACCGGCATGA